TACGCCGTCGACGACCTCCAGGCCTGGGTCCAGCGCGGCGCCATGACGTCGACGTCCGATCCGCATGGCTCTGTGCTGCCCGCCAAGCCTCAAGCCGCCCGCCTGATCGCCTATGCCGGGCGCGAAAGGCGCTGAGACGCTGATTTCCCCTATGTCGGCACGCACACGCCAACCATTGGAGCGCGAACAGCTCGATCTGTTTCAGGCGCTGCCCGGTGTTGTCGCGCCACGCGATGCGCAGGACCTCATGGCCTATCCCTTCTTCTCCCTCGCCAAATCCAGGCGCATCGCGCCGATCGATTTTCGCGCCGGCGATGTGGCTATCCGGGTCGAAGCGGTGCCCGATCACGGCATGGCGACGATCTGGGATGCCGATATCCTGATCTGGGCCGCGAGCCAGATCGTCAACGCGCGGGACGCCGGATTGCGCACGTCGCGGCTGATGGCGGCGACGCCATATGAAATGCTGACCTTCATCGGCCGCGGCGTCTCGAAACGAGACTATCTGCGCCTCAAGGCGGCGCTCGATCGCCTGCAGTCGACTAGCGTCGTCACCTCCATTCGCCAGCCAGTGGAGGGTCGCCGCCATCGCTTCTCGTGGATCAATGAATGGCAGGAGCGCTCCGATCGAGACGGCCGGCCGCTCGGCGTCGAGCTCATTTTGCCGGATTGGTTCTACCGCGCCGTCATGGATGACGCGCTGATCCTGACCATAGACCGGGCCTATTTCAGACTGACGGGCGGGCTGGAGCGCTGGCTCTATCGCCTGGTGCGCAAGCATGGCGGTCGCCAGCGCGCAGGCTGGCGTTTCGACATCGGCCACCTGCATCGGAAGTCCGGCAGCCTGTCGCCGCTCAAGCGCTTCGCCTTTGAACTGCGTGACATCGTGCGCCGCCAACCTTTGCCTGGATATCTTCTGTTCACGGAGGTCGAAGCCAGCGGCCGTGTGTTGTTGGCCTTTGAACCGGCGCCGTCGCCTGTTGACAGGATCGTGCCATCGGGAACCCGGACTATCGTGCCATCGGGAACCGCAGCCTCGTGCTTTCGGGAACCGCGATCGCTCTTAAGAGACGGGCCCGCAACGGAAAATCGCGCTCTTAACTTAGAGTCTAACTCTCGATCTAACAGTCTTTCGGGACAGCCGTGGATTGGAGAGCAGAAGCGGCGGCGCGTAGGCCGGTGCGAGGGAGACGGCACATGACGTCTACCCAATCGAGGCCCCGCGGCGACCTCACGACCGTCGAGCTGACCTGGGTCGAGAAGCGGATCGAGCATCGCATCCGCTTCGGACGTCCTGCCCATGAGACGATCGTCGACCAGCGGCGCCGCGTCGTCGGATTTGCGCCGGGCAGTGTTTTTGCGTTCGTGCGCTGGGCGGCGAATGACTTTGGCACTGTCGTTTCGCGCATCGACATCGTGCGCGCGGTCATGCCCGCCGAACCTTATCAGACGCTGCCTTACATCCGGCCAGGCGGCGAGATCCTGCTCAAGATCGCGGGCTGGGACAAGGTTGAGCGGGTTCTCCAACGGATCGATGCGATCGAGGCGATCGGCCTCGATCCGGTCGAGGCAGCACCCGACTATTGGCGTCAGACCCATAACCGTCTCATTGCCGGCGCAACGCCGCGCGCCTATTCGCTTGAGCAGCACCGGGCCTTTCTGTTGCGCAAGCGAGCGACATCATGAGCCGCGCCGCCTGCATAGCCGCAGCACTTGCGGCCGTCGCCGCGACGCTCGCGCCCGCTGCCGTGAAGATGCCGCCGCTGCTTTTGTGGAACGCATCGGCCAGCGCGCCTCTTGGGCTCTATGCGATCAGGAAAATGGCCGTTCCGACGGCTGGCGCGCTCGTTGTCGTCGAACCGCCAGACAAGGTCGCCAGGTTTGCCGCCGAGCGTGGCTACCTTCCGCTGGGCGTGCCGATGCTCAAACACATCGAGGGACTTCCCGGGCAGCCAGTCTGCCGCCTCAGCCGCCTCATCACAGTCACCGGGCTTGCGGTTGGCGTCGCACTTGAGCGCGACCGCAAAGGACGCGCCCTGCCTGATTGGCAGGGCTGCCGCGTCATCGCCGCCACCGAAATCTTCGTCCTGAACCGGAAGGTCGAGGACAGTCTCGACGGCCGCTATTTCGGCCCGTTCCCAGCGAGCTCGATCGTCGGAGCCGCGCGGCCGCTTTGGACCGACGAGAGGGGCGATGGCCACTACACCTGGCTCGCTCCGGCGAACTGAAATCCAGCCCACTGACAGAAAGAAGGAGGCACTCAATGGCCGAGATCGGCATCTTCCACAAAACTGAATCTGGTTACTCCGGACGCATTCGAACACTGCTCTTGGATGCCGAGCTGGTGCTCGTGCCGACCAAAATATCTGACGGCAAAGCGCCGGATTTTCGTATCCACATCGGCGACGGCAGTGGCCCCGAGGTCGGCGCGGCCTGGAAGGAAACCGGACAGTCGGCTGGCGACTATCTGTCGTGCCGATTGGAGGATCCGCTGTTTGGCCGCCGCTTCCGTGCCGGTCTCTTCCGATCCGACAACGGCTCCTGGTCACTGCGCTGGATCCGGCCGAAACCGCGGTCGGAGCGTGCTCAATGAGTGGACCATGGGCGCCGAAATGTGCGAACGGAAGCCACCCCGTCAGTTGGTTGCCTGGAAGGCGAAAAGCATTTTGTCTTATCGGTGGCATGCTGATCTTCTGTCAGGCAATGACGGGGGCCGTCGCACAATCGATATCGGCCTCACGCAAATCCGCGGACGATCCTTATGCCGCGCATATAGCAGAGGCATCGCATCGCTTCCGCGTTCCTGAGCGTTGGATACGGGCAATCATGCACCTCGAGAGCGCCCGCGACCCGCGCGCCGTTTCGCGAAAGGGGGCCGTGGGCTTGATGCAGATCATGCCCGGAACGTGGGCTAAGCTGCGCCTTCGCCACCAGCTCGGCCGCGATCCCTATGATCCACACGACAACATCCTTGCCGGCACCGCCTATCTTCGCGAGCTGTATGATCGATACGGTTCACCAGGCT
This is a stretch of genomic DNA from Mesorhizobium japonicum MAFF 303099. It encodes these proteins:
- a CDS encoding replication initiator protein A produces the protein MSARTRQPLEREQLDLFQALPGVVAPRDAQDLMAYPFFSLAKSRRIAPIDFRAGDVAIRVEAVPDHGMATIWDADILIWAASQIVNARDAGLRTSRLMAATPYEMLTFIGRGVSKRDYLRLKAALDRLQSTSVVTSIRQPVEGRRHRFSWINEWQERSDRDGRPLGVELILPDWFYRAVMDDALILTIDRAYFRLTGGLERWLYRLVRKHGGRQRAGWRFDIGHLHRKSGSLSPLKRFAFELRDIVRRQPLPGYLLFTEVEASGRVLLAFEPAPSPVDRIVPSGTRTIVPSGTAASCFREPRSLLRDGPATENRALNLESNSRSNSLSGQPWIGEQKRRRVGRCEGDGT
- a CDS encoding DUF2840 domain-containing protein, whose translation is MTSTQSRPRGDLTTVELTWVEKRIEHRIRFGRPAHETIVDQRRRVVGFAPGSVFAFVRWAANDFGTVVSRIDIVRAVMPAEPYQTLPYIRPGGEILLKIAGWDKVERVLQRIDAIEAIGLDPVEAAPDYWRQTHNRLIAGATPRAYSLEQHRAFLLRKRATS
- a CDS encoding S26 family signal peptidase — protein: MSRAACIAAALAAVAATLAPAAVKMPPLLLWNASASAPLGLYAIRKMAVPTAGALVVVEPPDKVARFAAERGYLPLGVPMLKHIEGLPGQPVCRLSRLITVTGLAVGVALERDRKGRALPDWQGCRVIAATEIFVLNRKVEDSLDGRYFGPFPASSIVGAARPLWTDERGDGHYTWLAPAN
- a CDS encoding DUF736 domain-containing protein — protein: MAEIGIFHKTESGYSGRIRTLLLDAELVLVPTKISDGKAPDFRIHIGDGSGPEVGAAWKETGQSAGDYLSCRLEDPLFGRRFRAGLFRSDNGSWSLRWIRPKPRSERAQ